A part of Peptostreptococcaceae bacterium genomic DNA contains:
- the nuoE gene encoding NADH-quinone oxidoreductase subunit NuoE, which produces MKQREFDLSRIDPVLDKYAHVKGSLITILQKAQETYGYLSEEVIFYIAEKTHVKPAKIYGVVTFYTQFRLKPVGKYLIMLCQGTACHVNGSKKIETAICQKLNIKDGETTEDGLFTLNNVACLGCCSLSPVMMINGETYAKLTPKKAESIIDKLIKETLIEGEVQ; this is translated from the coding sequence ATGAAACAACGCGAGTTTGATTTATCACGAATCGATCCGGTTCTTGATAAATACGCACATGTAAAAGGCAGTCTGATTACCATACTTCAAAAGGCCCAGGAAACTTATGGGTACCTGTCGGAGGAAGTTATTTTTTACATCGCAGAAAAAACCCATGTAAAACCCGCAAAAATTTACGGAGTAGTAACCTTCTACACTCAATTCAGACTCAAACCGGTAGGAAAATATTTGATAATGCTTTGCCAGGGAACGGCCTGCCACGTAAATGGATCGAAAAAAATCGAGACGGCTATATGCCAAAAGCTAAATATCAAGGACGGCGAAACAACCGAGGACGGACTGTTCACCTTGAATAATGTCGCCTGCCTTGGATGTTGCAGCCTTTCACCTGTCATGATGATCAATGGGGAAACATATGCAAAACTCACCCCTAAAAAGGCAGAAAGCATCATCGATAAATTAATTAAAGAAACCCTGATTGAAGGGGAGGTGCAGTAG
- a CDS encoding NADH-quinone oxidoreductase subunit NuoF, producing MRIFIGEGSCGLAAGAGKVHKKITEVLLANNLKADVEITGCCGMCYLEPIVDIYDDYGEKTTYVKVTPEMVDNLILKKIRDNQEVNTCEISQNDLNILGNQKRIVLRNCGIINPEKIDDYLEIGGYEAIKKCLKKLTQEEVIDIIKKSGLRGRGGAGFPTWFKWNAALASKSTPKYIVCNADEGDPGAFMDRSVLEGDPHNLIEGMMIGAYAMGAEEGIVYVRAEYPLAIVRLEKAIGQAREKGILGKRIFGLDFNFDIRIKAGAGAFVCGEETALIASLEGERGMPRLKPPFPAQKGYWQQPTNINNVETFANVAWIINNGAEAFSSMGTEDSKGTKVFALTGKIKNGGLVEVPMGMTLREIIFDIGGGIRDNKKFKAVQLGGPSGGCLPESLLDTPMEYASINKTGAIVGSGGMVVLDETTCMVDVTRFFLDFTKKESCGKCIHCRIGTTRMLEILTRITKGEGKEGDIELLEDLAKKVKDGSLCGLGQTAPNPVLTTIRYFRDEYEAHIRDKKCPAKQCTALITYTIDTEKCIGCTACARNCPVSCITGEVKKPHEIDQTACIKCGKCAEVCPVDAVKII from the coding sequence ATGAGAATTTTTATAGGAGAGGGAAGTTGCGGTCTAGCCGCGGGAGCCGGCAAGGTTCACAAAAAAATAACCGAGGTTCTTTTGGCAAACAATCTAAAGGCCGATGTTGAAATCACAGGATGTTGCGGAATGTGCTACCTTGAACCAATAGTAGACATCTACGACGATTATGGAGAAAAAACTACTTATGTAAAGGTGACTCCTGAAATGGTTGACAACCTGATTCTTAAAAAAATACGAGACAACCAGGAAGTCAACACCTGCGAAATCAGCCAAAACGATCTAAATATACTCGGAAACCAAAAGCGAATCGTACTAAGAAATTGCGGAATTATAAATCCGGAAAAAATTGACGACTACCTTGAAATCGGCGGATATGAAGCCATAAAAAAATGTCTTAAAAAACTAACGCAGGAAGAAGTAATAGACATCATCAAGAAATCCGGTCTTAGAGGCCGAGGCGGAGCAGGTTTTCCGACCTGGTTCAAATGGAACGCTGCATTGGCCTCCAAAAGCACACCTAAATACATCGTATGCAACGCCGACGAGGGCGACCCAGGAGCATTCATGGACCGAAGCGTTCTTGAAGGCGACCCACATAATCTGATAGAAGGAATGATGATAGGCGCCTACGCAATGGGAGCCGAAGAGGGAATCGTTTATGTAAGAGCAGAGTATCCCCTCGCCATCGTGCGCCTTGAAAAAGCAATAGGACAGGCCCGTGAAAAAGGAATTCTCGGGAAAAGGATCTTCGGATTGGATTTCAACTTTGACATAAGGATAAAAGCCGGCGCAGGAGCCTTTGTCTGCGGCGAAGAAACTGCACTGATAGCCTCTCTTGAAGGGGAACGTGGAATGCCCAGGCTCAAGCCTCCTTTCCCTGCTCAAAAGGGATACTGGCAGCAACCTACAAACATAAACAATGTCGAGACTTTTGCAAATGTGGCATGGATTATAAACAATGGCGCAGAGGCATTCTCATCCATGGGAACAGAAGACTCAAAAGGCACGAAGGTTTTTGCCTTGACAGGAAAGATTAAGAACGGCGGATTGGTAGAAGTGCCAATGGGAATGACCCTAAGGGAAATCATTTTCGACATAGGCGGCGGCATACGGGACAACAAAAAATTCAAGGCCGTTCAGCTAGGCGGCCCATCCGGCGGCTGTCTGCCGGAATCACTTTTGGATACTCCTATGGAATACGCATCCATCAACAAGACAGGAGCTATAGTTGGATCCGGCGGAATGGTAGTGTTGGATGAGACAACCTGCATGGTTGACGTTACGCGCTTCTTTCTCGATTTCACCAAGAAGGAATCTTGCGGAAAATGCATACACTGCCGAATAGGCACAACCCGCATGCTTGAAATACTCACCCGCATAACCAAGGGCGAGGGCAAAGAAGGCGACATTGAACTTCTTGAGGATTTAGCCAAGAAGGTCAAGGACGGCTCTCTCTGCGGATTAGGCCAAACTGCACCGAACCCGGTACTCACTACAATCAGATATTTCAGGGATGAATACGAGGCTCATATAAGGGACAAAAAATGCCCCGCCAAGCAATGCACCGCCCTCATCACCTATACTATAGATACCGAAAAATGCATAGGCTGCACGGCATGCGCAAGGAATTGTCCTGTATCCTGCATAACCGGAGAAGTTAAGAAACCACACGAAATCGACCAGACAGCATGCATCAAGTGCGGAAAATGCGCAGAAGTATGTCCGGTTGATGCAGTGAAAATAATATAG